A single Streptomyces sp. 2114.4 DNA region contains:
- a CDS encoding Xaa-Pro dipeptidyl-peptidase yields MTNPARILRTPFTVLVVAAVAALLSALTGPAAAEAAPRESRPVYSYDHAIRESVWVDTRLDGDADGRTDRVAVDIVRPAEPAQQGRRIPVIMDASPYYSCCGRGNESQKKTYDDHGRPVQFPLYYDNYFVPRGYATVLVDLAGTNRSDGCTDVGGRSDVGSAKAVIDWLGGRGRAYTARTGGSPVTADWSNGSTGMIGKSWDATIANGVAATGVKGLKTIVPIAGISSWYDYYFAQGAPLYDSGPDALAELVNSPGAHQRCAAMQKKLADGAPRSGDWTGLWTERDYVRRASKVRASVFMVHGMQDLNVRTRHAGQWWDALARHGVERKIWLSQTGHVDPFDFRRGEWVTTLHHWFDHYLMGYDNGIDRAPMADIERSPGTWSTDPQWPAPGTRTTTLRPRGGSAPGVGVLGTTKAPHGASAAFTDDPKLSEADWAARIDEPTPAKAGFSTAPLRAPLRLSGSGKVTVTAIPSTTTAHVSAVLVDLGPDTIRNYAADGEGITTLGTRTCWGAGTPDDTGCFKETAADTRKVGYTVFSRGWADLGTYADPHKGRPLTPGKRYTLTLDLAASDHLVPTGHRLALIVAGTDAGLIDPPASTPKLTLDLSRTVAQLPLTGGAPAFARATTGAPRHPAAAAPPAGIAPPRAISRMPAGG; encoded by the coding sequence GTGACGAATCCCGCGCGGATCCTCCGCACCCCCTTCACCGTCCTCGTGGTGGCGGCCGTCGCCGCCCTGCTGTCCGCCCTGACCGGACCGGCCGCCGCAGAGGCGGCGCCCCGCGAGAGCAGACCCGTCTACTCCTACGACCACGCGATACGCGAATCGGTCTGGGTGGACACACGGCTCGACGGCGACGCGGACGGGAGGACCGACCGCGTCGCCGTCGACATCGTGCGGCCCGCCGAACCCGCACAACAGGGCCGCCGGATCCCCGTGATCATGGACGCCAGCCCGTACTACTCCTGCTGCGGACGAGGCAACGAGAGCCAGAAGAAGACCTACGACGACCACGGCCGACCGGTCCAGTTCCCGCTCTACTACGACAACTACTTCGTGCCGCGCGGCTATGCGACCGTCCTCGTCGATCTCGCGGGCACCAACCGCTCGGACGGCTGCACCGATGTCGGCGGCCGCTCCGACGTCGGGTCGGCCAAGGCCGTGATCGACTGGCTCGGCGGCAGAGGCCGCGCCTATACCGCCCGTACGGGAGGCTCCCCCGTCACCGCCGACTGGTCCAACGGCAGCACCGGCATGATCGGCAAGAGCTGGGACGCCACCATCGCCAACGGCGTCGCGGCCACCGGCGTCAAGGGGCTGAAGACCATCGTCCCGATCGCCGGCATCTCCTCCTGGTACGACTACTACTTCGCCCAGGGCGCCCCGCTCTACGACTCCGGCCCCGACGCCCTCGCGGAACTGGTCAACAGCCCCGGCGCGCACCAGCGCTGCGCCGCGATGCAGAAGAAACTCGCCGACGGTGCGCCGCGCAGCGGCGACTGGACCGGTCTGTGGACCGAACGCGACTATGTGCGCCGCGCGAGCAAGGTCCGGGCCAGCGTCTTCATGGTGCACGGCATGCAGGACCTCAACGTCCGCACCCGGCACGCCGGGCAGTGGTGGGACGCGCTCGCCCGGCACGGCGTCGAGCGCAAGATCTGGCTCTCCCAGACGGGGCATGTCGACCCCTTCGACTTCCGCCGCGGCGAGTGGGTCACGACCCTGCACCACTGGTTCGACCACTATCTGATGGGCTACGACAACGGCATCGACCGGGCCCCGATGGCCGATATCGAGCGTTCTCCCGGCACCTGGTCCACCGACCCGCAGTGGCCCGCCCCCGGCACCCGGACCACCACCTTGCGGCCGCGCGGCGGCAGCGCACCCGGCGTCGGCGTACTGGGCACCACCAAGGCGCCGCACGGCGCGAGTGCGGCCTTCACCGACGACCCGAAGCTGAGCGAGGCCGACTGGGCGGCCCGGATCGACGAACCGACGCCCGCCAAGGCCGGATTCAGTACCGCACCGCTACGCGCACCCCTGCGGCTGTCCGGCTCCGGCAAGGTGACGGTGACCGCCATCCCGAGCACCACGACCGCCCACGTCTCCGCCGTCCTGGTGGACCTCGGCCCCGACACCATCCGCAACTACGCGGCGGACGGCGAGGGCATCACCACCCTCGGCACGCGCACCTGCTGGGGCGCCGGCACCCCGGACGACACCGGTTGCTTCAAGGAGACCGCCGCCGACACCCGGAAGGTCGGATACACCGTCTTCAGCCGTGGCTGGGCCGACCTCGGCACCTACGCCGACCCCCACAAGGGCCGCCCGCTCACCCCGGGCAAGCGCTACACCCTCACCCTGGACCTGGCCGCGAGCGATCACCTCGTGCCCACCGGACACCGGCTTGCGCTCATCGTGGCCGGAACCGACGCCGGCCTGATCGACCCGCCCGCGTCCACCCCGAAGCTCACCCTCGACCTCTCCCGCACCGTTGCCCAACTGCCGCTGACCGGCGGCGCCCCGGCCTTCGCACGGGCCACCACGGGCGCGCCCCGGCACCCGGCAGCCGCCGCACCGCCGGCCGGGATCGCCCCGCCGCGCGCGATCAGCCGGATGCCGGCCGGCGGATGA
- a CDS encoding oxygenase MpaB family protein codes for MNTVETYVKPPPVGGVLWSLAGDVRILLTLPAALTMQVAHPAVGAGVDDHSVFRTDPWGRGERSLTSLQLWVYGGEGAAAEGRRLRQLHKTIQGTDAHGRKYHALTPAYYAWVHATGFPVFRNAQRYLGRPFAEAQERQLYAEWLQVGRILGIHDRDMPQSIEEFWPYYQKVLDNELEETVVVRELVARDPVLPVPDRGPRWLRVLLRLTWPWLCPRFARFRRFLTIGLMPPEARCAIGLEWTDAQERRLRRFGRVVRAVVPVLPERLRFLPVARRARQAARG; via the coding sequence ATGAATACGGTAGAAACATACGTAAAGCCCCCACCGGTCGGAGGTGTGCTCTGGTCGCTGGCCGGTGACGTCCGCATCCTGCTGACCCTGCCGGCCGCGCTGACCATGCAGGTCGCACACCCGGCGGTGGGTGCCGGAGTGGACGACCACTCCGTGTTCCGTACGGACCCATGGGGGCGCGGGGAGCGGTCGCTGACCTCATTGCAGCTGTGGGTGTACGGAGGTGAGGGCGCGGCCGCGGAGGGGCGCCGGCTGCGGCAGTTGCACAAGACCATTCAGGGGACCGACGCTCACGGCCGTAAGTACCACGCGCTCACTCCCGCGTACTACGCCTGGGTGCACGCCACCGGATTCCCGGTCTTCCGGAATGCGCAGCGCTATCTGGGGCGCCCCTTCGCCGAGGCGCAGGAGCGGCAGCTGTATGCGGAATGGCTCCAGGTGGGACGGATCCTGGGGATCCACGACCGTGATATGCCGCAGTCCATCGAGGAGTTCTGGCCGTACTACCAGAAGGTTCTCGACAACGAACTCGAAGAGACCGTGGTGGTACGGGAGTTGGTGGCGAGGGATCCGGTATTGCCGGTCCCGGACCGTGGTCCGCGGTGGCTGCGGGTGCTGCTCCGGCTGACCTGGCCGTGGCTGTGCCCGCGGTTCGCCCGCTTCCGCCGCTTCCTCACGATCGGCCTGATGCCGCCGGAGGCCCGGTGCGCCATCGGACTGGAATGGACGGACGCGCAGGAGCGCCGGCTGCGCCGCTTCGGGCGGGTCGTCCGCGCCGTGGTCCCGGTGCTTCCGGAGCGCCTGCGCTTCCTGCCGGTCGCACGCCGGGCCCGGCAGGCGGCGCGCGGGTAG
- a CDS encoding M14 family metallocarboxypeptidase, with protein MRSRICRLALGTLVIGLTAPLLGATPPAPPAGGATTPTPRTGFETSHGARWTSEAEEQTFLTTVDRASARVRVDRIGTTRQGRPIRLVRIGAPAPERPADVRRGNSVLLVCSQHGDEPAGREACLTTVRTLAYSKAPAVRRLLEHTSVLVLPTANPDGRAADTRGNSDGVDINRDHLALHTAESRATATVLRDYRPDTLLDLHEYGPTAPYYQKDLLSLWPRNLNTADGVHREATALSRDFVEPAVRRAGFSTGVYGIWTDPETGDPVKQVAGDGQERILRNATGVKGSVGLLVETRVDALTAAEKADPVFNNRRRVDSQLAALKAAFTFAVRHRPRIEAATTAARLAGYADHGPVYLGGADNELPGADEILAAPPCAYRLDAERFAQVKDVLALHGVLWKRAGDGAVVPLRQSLRTLVPLLLDQRAGYHLTVAKPMNVCPRVVGGNG; from the coding sequence GTGAGGTCCCGTATCTGCCGCCTCGCCCTGGGGACGCTGGTCATCGGACTGACGGCCCCCCTCCTCGGCGCGACCCCGCCGGCCCCTCCCGCCGGCGGGGCCACAACCCCCACACCCCGTACGGGATTCGAAACCAGCCATGGTGCCCGCTGGACCAGCGAAGCCGAGGAGCAGACGTTCCTCACCACCGTCGACCGCGCCTCGGCGCGGGTGCGCGTCGACCGGATCGGCACCACGCGGCAGGGCCGCCCGATCCGGCTCGTCAGGATCGGCGCCCCGGCCCCCGAGCGCCCGGCGGACGTCCGCCGCGGCAACTCCGTCCTGTTGGTGTGCTCCCAGCACGGTGACGAACCCGCCGGGCGCGAGGCGTGTCTGACCACCGTCCGCACCCTCGCCTACAGCAAGGCCCCGGCCGTCCGGCGGCTCCTGGAGCACACCAGCGTGCTGGTCCTCCCGACCGCCAACCCCGACGGCCGGGCCGCGGACACCCGGGGCAACTCCGATGGCGTGGACATCAACCGCGACCACTTGGCCCTGCACACCGCCGAGTCCCGCGCGACGGCCACCGTCCTCCGCGACTACCGCCCCGACACCCTCCTCGACCTGCACGAATACGGCCCCACCGCGCCGTATTACCAAAAGGACCTGCTGTCCCTGTGGCCCCGCAACCTCAACACCGCCGACGGGGTGCACCGCGAGGCCACCGCGCTCTCCCGGGACTTCGTCGAACCCGCCGTCCGCCGCGCCGGATTCTCCACCGGCGTCTACGGCATCTGGACCGACCCGGAGACCGGCGACCCGGTCAAGCAGGTCGCGGGCGACGGCCAGGAACGGATTCTGCGCAACGCCACCGGCGTGAAGGGCTCGGTCGGACTGCTCGTCGAGACCCGGGTCGACGCCCTCACCGCCGCCGAGAAGGCTGACCCCGTGTTCAACAACCGGCGCCGGGTGGACTCCCAACTGGCCGCGCTGAAGGCCGCGTTCACCTTCGCCGTCCGGCACCGCCCGCGCATCGAGGCGGCCACCACCGCCGCCCGCCTCGCCGGTTACGCCGACCACGGCCCGGTCTACCTCGGCGGTGCGGACAACGAACTCCCCGGGGCCGACGAGATCCTGGCCGCCCCGCCCTGCGCCTACCGTCTGGACGCGGAACGGTTCGCGCAGGTCAAGGACGTACTGGCGCTGCACGGAGTCCTCTGGAAGCGGGCCGGCGACGGCGCCGTGGTACCGCTGCGCCAGTCGCTGCGCACGCTCGTCCCGCTGCTGTTGGACCAACGGGCCGGTTATCACCTTACGGTCGCGAAGCCCATGAACGTCTGCCCTCGTGTGGTAGGGGGTAACGGGTAA
- a CDS encoding GNAT family N-acetyltransferase, which produces MQATTLLPRTTDLFDQGLERQTGGALLRFGAARRRPAGRISWSGQGAAAWLDDARGHLWCVGEPDPAAGLVLRAAQGLPERVREFTGPRGTAGQVRRHLPVTDVVEWIFRWTLEEPPVHPAEERVVTLDASHHGELLGFLNEHSPAHSTGPGSSDVTLWVGIRGTDGQLVACGALSSLRDSGAPLMASVATDARQRGQGLGAALTSWLTRYAVRRHGFCTLWQLADNAPAERLYDRLGYRNEDPCVSARIATG; this is translated from the coding sequence ATGCAGGCAACGACTCTTCTCCCCCGGACCACAGACCTGTTCGACCAGGGCCTGGAGCGGCAAACCGGCGGCGCGCTGCTGCGCTTCGGCGCGGCACGGCGCCGTCCGGCCGGCCGCATCAGCTGGTCGGGCCAGGGCGCCGCCGCCTGGCTCGACGACGCCCGCGGGCATCTGTGGTGCGTCGGCGAACCGGATCCGGCCGCCGGGCTGGTGCTGCGTGCCGCGCAGGGCCTGCCCGAGCGGGTGCGGGAGTTCACCGGGCCGCGCGGCACCGCCGGCCAGGTCAGGCGACATCTGCCGGTGACCGACGTCGTGGAGTGGATCTTCCGTTGGACGCTGGAGGAACCGCCCGTACACCCGGCGGAGGAGCGGGTGGTCACCCTTGACGCCTCGCACCACGGGGAACTGCTCGGCTTCCTCAACGAGCACAGCCCGGCCCACTCCACCGGCCCCGGCTCCAGTGACGTGACCCTGTGGGTGGGGATCCGCGGCACGGACGGGCAGCTGGTGGCCTGCGGCGCCCTGAGCAGTCTGCGGGACAGCGGGGCTCCGCTGATGGCGTCCGTCGCCACGGACGCCCGCCAGCGCGGTCAGGGACTCGGCGCGGCCCTGACCTCGTGGCTGACCCGGTACGCCGTACGCCGCCACGGCTTCTGCACGCTGTGGCAGCTCGCGGACAACGCTCCCGCCGAACGGCTCTACGACCGCCTCGGCTACCGCAACGAGGACCCCTGCGTGTCGGCGCGGATCGCCACCGGCTGA
- a CDS encoding M1 family metallopeptidase, with product MRHRLLVPGAAALSLLLAIPASAAGFTPGAPGVGDSYYPESGNGGYDVSHYDLRLKYQPKTDLLEGTATLLAKTTQDLSRFNLDFGLKVSEIRVNGKKASFATSGKHELEVTPATPLEKGKQISVVVRYAGKPSELKIDNYSAWARTPDGAVIAQEPDAAVWWFPSNDHPTDKATYDISVAVPDGTQALSNGVLASQSSKLGWTRYNWRSDKPQATYLTTLAVGKFDITTDTTANGLPVINAVSKDLGANAGSARASIERTTEATEWLESVFGPYPFNAVGGYVPNVPAHYALETQTRPFYGEKAFDRGTNVSVVVHELAHQWYGDSVSLKDWKDIWINEGFAAYSQWLWSEKQGEGTAQELADYVYAQHPADDPFWKVKPGNPGAENQFDDAVYDRGALALQALRNKVGDKVFFGLLKSWPTEHRYGNASVADFVKFAEKKSGKKLDGFFDTWLFQPSKPTVGAGKQAFGAAKSPVAEPKSWKQIAATHDVHRH from the coding sequence GTGCGTCACAGACTCCTGGTCCCGGGTGCCGCCGCACTCAGTCTGCTGCTGGCGATCCCGGCCTCCGCGGCCGGCTTCACCCCGGGCGCTCCGGGCGTGGGCGACAGCTACTACCCCGAGAGCGGAAACGGCGGCTACGACGTTTCCCACTACGACCTGCGACTCAAGTACCAGCCCAAGACGGACCTGCTGGAGGGCACGGCGACGCTGCTCGCCAAGACCACCCAGGACCTCTCGCGCTTCAACCTGGACTTCGGCCTCAAGGTCAGTGAGATCCGGGTCAACGGCAAGAAGGCCTCCTTCGCCACGTCCGGCAAGCACGAGCTGGAGGTCACCCCGGCCACACCGCTGGAGAAGGGCAAGCAGATCAGCGTCGTGGTGCGCTATGCGGGCAAGCCCTCCGAGCTGAAGATCGACAACTACAGCGCCTGGGCCCGTACACCCGACGGCGCGGTGATCGCCCAGGAGCCGGACGCCGCCGTGTGGTGGTTCCCGAGCAATGACCACCCCACCGACAAGGCGACGTACGACATCTCGGTGGCGGTCCCGGACGGCACCCAGGCGCTGAGCAACGGCGTGCTGGCCTCGCAGTCCTCCAAGCTGGGCTGGACGCGCTACAACTGGCGCTCGGACAAGCCGCAGGCGACGTACCTGACGACGCTGGCCGTCGGCAAGTTCGACATCACCACCGACACGACCGCGAACGGTCTGCCGGTCATCAACGCGGTCAGCAAGGACCTCGGTGCGAACGCGGGCTCGGCACGGGCCAGCATCGAGCGCACCACCGAGGCCACCGAGTGGCTGGAAAGCGTCTTCGGCCCCTACCCGTTCAATGCGGTGGGCGGCTATGTGCCGAACGTTCCGGCCCATTACGCCCTGGAGACCCAGACCCGCCCGTTCTACGGCGAGAAGGCCTTCGACCGCGGGACGAACGTCTCCGTCGTCGTACACGAACTGGCCCACCAGTGGTACGGCGACAGCGTCTCGCTCAAGGACTGGAAGGACATCTGGATCAACGAGGGCTTCGCCGCGTACAGCCAGTGGCTGTGGTCGGAGAAGCAGGGCGAGGGCACCGCGCAGGAGCTCGCGGACTACGTCTATGCCCAGCACCCTGCCGACGATCCGTTCTGGAAGGTCAAGCCGGGCAACCCGGGCGCGGAGAACCAGTTCGACGACGCCGTCTACGACCGTGGCGCGCTGGCCCTCCAGGCGCTCCGCAACAAGGTCGGCGACAAGGTCTTCTTCGGGCTCCTCAAGTCCTGGCCCACGGAGCACCGGTACGGCAACGCCTCGGTGGCCGACTTCGTGAAGTTCGCCGAGAAGAAGTCCGGAAAGAAGCTTGACGGGTTCTTCGACACCTGGCTGTTCCAGCCGTCCAAGCCCACGGTGGGCGCGGGCAAGCAGGCGTTCGGCGCGGCGAAGTCGCCGGTCGCCGAGCCCAAGTCGTGGAAGCAGATCGCGGCCACGCACGACGTGCACCGGCACTGA
- a CDS encoding D-alanyl-D-alanine carboxypeptidase family protein — translation MRRASAAVVTAGAVLTAGALAAPAQAATPTPPTIVAKGGFVMNNGTGKSLFTKAADTRRSTGSTTKIMTARVVLAQANLDLDAKVTVQKAYSDYIVDNNWASSAKLIVGDKVTVRQLLYGLMLPSGCDAAYALADKFGSGSTRAARVKSFIGKMNSTAKSLGLKNTHFDSFDGIGKGANYSTPRDLTKLASSAMKYSTFRTVVKTKSTTQKVTTKSGGYRNMSWENTNGLLGSYSGTIGVKTGSGPEAKYCLVFAATRGGKTVIGTVLASSSVVNRTADAKKLMDYGFKK, via the coding sequence ATGCGTCGCGCATCCGCGGCGGTTGTCACCGCGGGAGCCGTCCTGACCGCCGGGGCGCTCGCCGCTCCGGCACAGGCCGCCACGCCCACGCCCCCCACGATCGTCGCCAAGGGCGGCTTCGTGATGAACAACGGCACGGGGAAGTCCCTCTTCACCAAGGCCGCTGACACCCGCAGGTCCACCGGCTCCACCACCAAGATCATGACGGCTCGGGTGGTGCTGGCGCAGGCGAACCTCGACCTGGACGCCAAGGTCACGGTCCAGAAGGCGTACAGCGACTACATCGTCGACAACAACTGGGCCTCCTCGGCCAAGCTGATCGTCGGCGACAAGGTCACCGTCCGCCAGCTGCTGTACGGGCTGATGCTCCCGTCCGGCTGCGACGCGGCATACGCGCTGGCCGACAAGTTCGGCAGCGGCTCGACCCGGGCCGCGCGCGTGAAGTCGTTCATCGGCAAGATGAACTCCACCGCCAAGTCCCTGGGCCTGAAGAACACGCACTTCGATTCGTTCGACGGCATCGGGAAGGGCGCGAACTACTCGACGCCGCGCGACCTGACCAAGCTGGCGAGCAGCGCGATGAAGTACTCCACCTTCCGTACGGTCGTGAAGACGAAGTCGACCACGCAGAAGGTCACGACGAAGAGCGGTGGATACCGCAACATGTCGTGGGAGAACACCAACGGCCTGCTCGGCAGCTACTCGGGCACCATCGGCGTCAAGACCGGCTCAGGTCCGGAGGCCAAGTACTGCCTGGTCTTCGCCGCCACCCGGGGTGGCAAGACGGTCATCGGCACGGTCCTGGCCTCCTCCTCGGTGGTCAACCGCACCGCGGACGCCAAGAAGCTGATGGACTACGGCTTCAAGAAGTAG
- a CDS encoding FAD-dependent oxidoreductase: MAINTGGMDVAVIGGGVIGLTSAIALAEDGHRVRVVSRDAAGATTSAVAGGLCWPYRIRPYERAVEWSVRSFHVLTTLARRPEETGARMVTGTMTDATGGGRDAHPGDRSDDDLAAWYAAVPGLRRASAQELPEGHAAGWRARTPLVDMPAHLRYLERRLTAAGGSVERREITSLTAAGRTADVVVNCSGLGARELVPDPDVHPVQGQLVIVENPGIEEWYVSADAGSADTTYVLPQPYGVVLGGTARENAWAREPDPAVAEAIVARCTRRFPELARARIREHKVGLRPARPAVRLAVERLPDGTPCVHNYGHGGAGVTVSWGCADEVLRSVWALREGDGPRGR, translated from the coding sequence ATGGCGATCAACACAGGTGGCATGGACGTAGCGGTGATCGGCGGCGGCGTGATCGGCCTGACCTCGGCGATCGCGCTGGCGGAGGACGGGCACCGGGTGCGGGTGGTGAGCCGGGACGCCGCGGGCGCCACGACCTCGGCGGTGGCCGGCGGGCTGTGCTGGCCGTACCGCATCCGGCCCTACGAGCGGGCGGTCGAGTGGTCCGTGCGGTCCTTCCACGTGCTCACCACGCTCGCCCGGCGGCCGGAGGAGACGGGCGCCCGGATGGTGACGGGCACGATGACGGACGCGACGGGCGGTGGGCGGGACGCGCACCCCGGCGACCGTTCCGACGACGATCTGGCCGCCTGGTACGCCGCGGTGCCCGGATTGCGGCGGGCGAGCGCACAGGAGCTCCCCGAGGGGCATGCGGCCGGGTGGCGGGCCCGTACCCCCCTGGTCGACATGCCGGCCCATCTCCGCTACCTGGAACGGCGGTTGACGGCCGCGGGCGGCAGCGTGGAACGGCGTGAGATCACCTCACTGACCGCGGCCGGCCGGACCGCCGACGTGGTGGTGAACTGCTCGGGGCTGGGCGCGCGTGAGCTCGTACCCGATCCGGACGTCCATCCGGTCCAGGGGCAGCTGGTGATCGTGGAGAACCCCGGTATCGAGGAGTGGTACGTGTCCGCCGACGCGGGTTCGGCGGACACGACGTATGTGCTGCCGCAGCCGTACGGCGTGGTGCTGGGCGGGACGGCGCGGGAGAACGCGTGGGCGCGGGAGCCCGATCCGGCGGTGGCGGAGGCGATCGTGGCGCGCTGTACGCGCCGCTTCCCCGAGCTGGCCAGGGCCCGGATACGGGAGCACAAGGTCGGGCTGCGTCCGGCCCGGCCGGCGGTGCGGCTGGCGGTGGAACGGCTGCCCGACGGCACGCCGTGCGTCCACAACTACGGGCACGGGGGCGCGGGGGTGACCGTGTCGTGGGGATGCGCGGACGAGGTGCTGCGGAGCGTATGGGCCCTCCGGGAGGGTGACGGGCCACGGGGCCGCTGA
- a CDS encoding FUSC family protein, with the protein MLRAQRAVPAWLAHPFRWQRLPVPWAAVARGALCAGPLLGAGIATGHPAPGVLSALGSMLAGVNDRPGTRRTGMVHIGLPALASAFGMLIGASLQTAGAGWWIVLALFAVGFVSGAGSVAGPVRSNAGMQMLATTVLGAGMPLPGTPWAKALFVLAGCLWLLLLRLVLRSPRPAGGALSGERAAVATVFDALADALGAAGGTGAEPARRRLTAALDRADEALRLRRLTSRLLRRPARTEELLLTERFAAATALCEASVALLWEARPLPSRVALSPRKFAEALRTGGSPGRLSAPETSTAARGAFDQALLDAAVAFARQEPLSPAPKPPAPAPVGRPAWLTAPTAVARAAVAAAGGRTRRGRSLFGPAGRDYGLRVAVCIAASAAVALLLRPEHWYWLPATTTFLVKPDLGPLFSRTVNRFAGTVAGVLLFAGAGLVLTGSWWPALVAGAGGALLPFATRHFALQTVAITLMVLSFVYASGSQEAAAERVVDTSIACGIVLVVGHLPRLADPRRRVGHRVTSALHSTEEFLRHVLESAPGTDPARRLALRRAAYRSLGEARAAAETAAAELLAARDRNPDWLTVVTAAERIVDAATACAVRLDHGARRPSVAEAERLCQALSAMADALEDPRRRPAGELPGPDLLPVPDCATLTDVVAEVERIRGYAGAP; encoded by the coding sequence ATGCTCCGCGCGCAGCGCGCCGTGCCCGCCTGGCTGGCCCACCCGTTCCGCTGGCAGCGGCTGCCCGTGCCCTGGGCCGCCGTCGCCCGCGGTGCGCTGTGCGCGGGGCCGCTGCTGGGTGCCGGCATCGCCACCGGCCACCCGGCCCCCGGCGTACTGAGCGCTCTCGGCTCCATGCTGGCGGGGGTCAACGACCGTCCCGGCACTCGGCGCACCGGCATGGTCCACATCGGTCTGCCCGCCCTCGCCTCGGCGTTCGGCATGCTGATCGGTGCCTCGCTGCAGACGGCCGGTGCGGGCTGGTGGATCGTTTTGGCGCTGTTCGCCGTCGGTTTCGTCTCCGGCGCGGGCAGCGTCGCCGGGCCGGTGCGCTCCAACGCCGGTATGCAGATGCTGGCGACCACCGTCCTGGGCGCCGGGATGCCGCTGCCCGGGACGCCCTGGGCGAAGGCCCTCTTCGTCCTCGCCGGCTGCCTGTGGCTGCTCCTGCTGCGGCTCGTCCTGCGCTCGCCCCGTCCCGCGGGCGGTGCGCTCAGCGGCGAGCGGGCGGCGGTCGCCACGGTCTTCGACGCGCTCGCCGATGCCCTGGGCGCGGCCGGCGGGACCGGAGCCGAGCCCGCCAGGCGCCGCCTCACCGCCGCCCTGGACCGCGCCGACGAGGCCCTGCGGCTGCGCCGGCTCACCAGCAGGCTGCTGCGGCGCCCCGCCCGTACCGAAGAGCTCCTGCTCACCGAGCGGTTCGCCGCGGCGACCGCGCTGTGCGAGGCCAGCGTGGCACTGCTGTGGGAGGCCCGGCCGCTGCCGTCCCGGGTGGCACTAAGTCCCCGGAAGTTCGCCGAGGCCCTGCGCACCGGAGGGTCCCCGGGCCGGCTGTCCGCCCCGGAGACCAGCACGGCCGCACGCGGCGCCTTCGACCAGGCGCTGCTGGACGCGGCGGTCGCGTTCGCCCGCCAGGAGCCGCTGTCCCCGGCACCAAAACCGCCCGCACCGGCCCCCGTCGGCCGTCCCGCCTGGCTGACCGCGCCGACCGCCGTGGCCCGCGCGGCGGTGGCTGCCGCCGGCGGGCGGACCCGGCGCGGACGCAGCCTCTTCGGGCCCGCCGGGCGGGACTACGGCCTGCGGGTCGCCGTCTGCATCGCCGCGAGCGCCGCCGTGGCCCTGCTGCTGCGCCCCGAGCACTGGTACTGGCTCCCGGCGACCACCACCTTCCTCGTCAAACCCGACCTCGGCCCGCTCTTCTCCCGTACGGTCAACCGCTTCGCCGGGACCGTCGCCGGCGTGCTGCTCTTCGCCGGGGCGGGCCTGGTGCTGACCGGTTCGTGGTGGCCCGCGCTGGTGGCGGGCGCGGGCGGCGCGCTGCTGCCGTTCGCCACGCGCCACTTCGCGCTCCAGACCGTGGCGATCACCCTCATGGTGCTGTCGTTCGTCTACGCCAGCGGCTCTCAGGAAGCCGCGGCCGAACGGGTCGTCGACACCTCCATCGCCTGCGGCATCGTGCTCGTCGTCGGGCATCTGCCACGGCTCGCCGACCCGCGCCGCCGGGTCGGCCACCGTGTCACCTCCGCGCTGCACAGCACCGAGGAATTCCTCCGGCACGTCCTGGAGTCGGCACCGGGCACGGACCCCGCCCGGCGGCTGGCGCTGCGCCGTGCCGCCTACCGGTCGCTGGGGGAGGCCAGGGCCGCGGCGGAGACCGCCGCGGCCGAACTCCTCGCCGCCCGCGACCGCAACCCCGACTGGCTGACCGTGGTCACCGCGGCCGAACGCATCGTGGACGCCGCGACCGCCTGCGCGGTACGCCTGGACCACGGTGCCCGCCGCCCGAGCGTGGCCGAGGCCGAGCGGCTGTGCCAGGCGCTGTCGGCGATGGCCGACGCCCTGGAGGACCCGCGCCGCCGGCCGGCCGGCGAGCTGCCGGGCCCTGATCTGCTGCCGGTTCCGGACTGCGCCACGCTCACGGATGTGGTGGCGGAAGTGGAGCGCATCCGTGGCTATGCGGGGGCGCCCTGA